The Paenibacillus sophorae genome has a segment encoding these proteins:
- the nifN gene encoding nitrogenase iron-molybdenum cofactor biosynthesis protein NifN: MNPYRENLSKPLSVNPFRVSQAVGGVLALQGFFRSLPIIYGAHGCVEAVGEMLSQHYQEPIALQNVSVHDSNLIFGGSESAQDALELAMSRYKPDLIVLIGTSLTEMVGEDLENDVKLFIKKHSRTLGNCLVLSLQMPDYEGSLETGYARMTERIVEAVVRLSGGTNRKKRRNRINLLAGPHLTPGDVMELREIISSFGLEVITLPDLSSSLCGHLLIGNTKLSRGGVPLDYLDKMMTSGCTVAVGECMEGAARAIEQSSGIPYHVFPSLTGLQASDDFFEFLRKQSRTEVQVKYRWQRQILLDSMLDARNAYRGKRIIAALEPDHLLGLSGWLGEIGVRSFRAVSPSSSPVLDKIKGEVQIGDLEDMELLAEDGADLWIGSSLSEQGALRRGIAFEPMGFPIFNRLGSFLTVSVGYRGTTEILGRIGNALLRAERRVHK; this comes from the coding sequence ATGAATCCGTACAGAGAGAATTTGAGCAAGCCTTTGTCAGTCAATCCGTTCCGCGTCAGCCAGGCTGTCGGTGGCGTGCTGGCTCTGCAGGGATTTTTTCGGTCGCTGCCTATTATTTACGGAGCGCATGGCTGTGTGGAAGCGGTTGGGGAGATGCTGTCGCAGCATTATCAGGAACCGATTGCGCTTCAAAATGTGAGCGTCCATGATTCGAATTTGATTTTTGGCGGAAGCGAAAGCGCCCAGGATGCGCTGGAATTGGCGATGTCCCGTTACAAGCCCGATTTGATCGTGCTGATCGGCACTTCACTGACGGAGATGGTGGGCGAGGATTTGGAAAATGATGTGAAGCTGTTCATTAAGAAACACAGCAGAACACTCGGAAACTGCCTGGTCTTGTCGCTTCAAATGCCGGATTACGAAGGATCGCTTGAAACGGGATATGCCCGAATGACGGAGCGGATTGTGGAAGCGGTGGTCAGATTATCTGGAGGAACGAACCGCAAAAAACGCCGCAACCGCATTAATTTACTTGCAGGACCTCATTTGACTCCCGGGGATGTTATGGAGCTTCGGGAGATTATATCCTCTTTTGGACTCGAAGTCATCACCCTGCCGGACCTCTCCTCATCGCTCTGCGGCCATCTGCTTATCGGGAATACCAAGCTGTCAAGAGGCGGGGTGCCACTTGATTATCTGGACAAGATGATGACATCTGGATGTACGGTTGCGGTCGGGGAATGTATGGAAGGTGCTGCCCGTGCAATTGAGCAGTCATCCGGTATTCCATACCATGTGTTTCCAAGTCTGACCGGGCTTCAGGCCTCTGATGATTTCTTTGAGTTTCTGCGCAAGCAAAGCCGGACCGAAGTGCAGGTAAAGTACCGCTGGCAGCGGCAGATCCTGCTCGACAGTATGCTTGATGCACGTAACGCCTACCGGGGAAAACGCATTATTGCCGCATTGGAACCGGACCATCTGCTGGGATTGTCCGGCTGGCTTGGAGAGATTGGTGTGAGGTCCTTTCGCGCCGTGTCGCCGTCGTCATCGCCTGTGCTGGATAAAATCAAAGGAGAAGTGCAGATCGGTGATCTGGAGGATATGGAACTCTTGGCTGAAGATGGTGCGGACCTGTGGATCGGCAGCTCTCTCAGCGAACAGGGAGCGCTGCGTCGAGGGATTGCATTTGAGCCAATGGGCTTCCCCATATTTAACAGGCTGGGCAGCTTCTTGACTGTCAGCGTCGGTTACCGGGGTACGACGGAAATACTGGGCCGGATCGGCAACGCGCTGCTCAGGGCGGAGAGGAGAGTGCATAAATGA
- a CDS encoding NifB/NifX family molybdenum-iron cluster-binding protein — MRVAFASKDGKHIDEHFGQCRSFSIFELNVEKYKWLESRTVYAEDETEEHESRVAHRVEAIGDCTLLFVCSIGNDAMKQLMKDGIMILKVEPESEVIPQMDRLLNLMRERPPLWLIKSLRRAGEWSE; from the coding sequence ATGAGGGTCGCATTTGCTTCCAAGGATGGGAAGCATATCGATGAGCATTTTGGACAATGCCGCTCATTTTCAATATTTGAACTGAACGTGGAAAAGTATAAGTGGCTGGAATCGCGGACGGTGTACGCAGAGGACGAAACAGAAGAGCATGAGAGCCGGGTTGCCCATAGGGTGGAGGCGATCGGGGACTGTACGCTGCTGTTCGTATGCAGTATAGGCAACGATGCCATGAAACAGTTAATGAAGGATGGAATCATGATCTTGAAAGTGGAACCGGAGTCGGAGGTCATCCCCCAGATGGACAGGCTCTTGAACCTGATGCGTGAACGTCCTCCGCTGTGGCTGATCAAATCTTTGCGCCGGGCTGGAGAATGGTCCGAATAG
- the nifH gene encoding nitrogenase iron protein, with the protein MTRKIAIYGKGGIGKSTTQQNTAAAMAYYHNKKIFIHGCDPKADSTRMILGGMNQKTLMDMLRDDGAENITTEKVVKAGYLDIQCVESGGPEPGVGCAGRGVITAIDLMEANGAYTDDLDFVFFDVLGDVVCGGFAMPIRDGKAQEVYIVASGEMMAIYAANNICKGLVKYAKQSGVRLGGIICNSRNVDKEREFLEEFTAAIGTQMIHFMPRNNIVQKAEFNKKTVVEFDPEHEQAHEYGELARKIIENEMFVIPKPLSMDQLEAMVSKYGIVD; encoded by the coding sequence ATGACAAGAAAAATCGCTATCTACGGTAAAGGCGGAATCGGTAAATCCACAACTCAACAAAACACTGCAGCGGCAATGGCTTATTATCATAACAAAAAAATCTTCATCCATGGCTGCGACCCGAAAGCTGACTCCACACGGATGATTCTCGGCGGTATGAACCAAAAGACGCTGATGGATATGCTTCGCGATGACGGCGCGGAAAACATCACTACGGAAAAGGTAGTAAAAGCCGGTTACCTGGACATCCAATGCGTTGAGTCCGGCGGTCCGGAACCAGGAGTAGGCTGCGCAGGCCGCGGCGTTATCACCGCTATCGACCTGATGGAAGCTAACGGAGCTTATACTGACGACCTCGACTTTGTATTCTTCGACGTACTCGGCGACGTTGTATGCGGCGGTTTCGCAATGCCGATTCGCGACGGTAAAGCTCAGGAAGTGTACATCGTAGCATCCGGTGAAATGATGGCCATCTACGCAGCAAACAATATCTGTAAAGGTCTTGTAAAATATGCAAAACAAAGCGGAGTTCGCCTCGGCGGCATCATCTGCAACAGCCGTAACGTTGATAAAGAAAGAGAGTTCCTGGAAGAGTTCACAGCCGCTATCGGAACTCAAATGATTCACTTCATGCCTCGTAACAACATCGTGCAAAAAGCCGAATTTAACAAAAAGACGGTTGTCGAATTCGATCCGGAACATGAACAAGCTCATGAGTACGGCGAACTGGCACGCAAAATCATTGAAAATGAAATGTTCGTTATTCCTAAGCCGCTGAGCATGGATCAACTGGAAGCGATGGTTTCCAAATACGGTATTGTCGACTAA
- the anfD gene encoding nitrogenase iron-iron protein, alpha chain produces MPHHRFECSECIPEREKHAVVKGPGEDLTDALPLGYLNTIPGTISERGCAYCGAKHVIGTPMKDVIHISHGPVGCTYDTWQTKRYISDNDNFQLKNTFATDVKEKHIVFGAEKLLKQNIIEAFKAFPDIKRMTIYQTCATALIGDDIGAVADEVMEEMPDVDIFVCNSPGFAGPSQSGGHHKINIAWVKNKVGTVEPEIYSDYVINYVGEYNIQGDQEVMQDYFKRMGIQVLSTFTGNGSYDDLRAMHKAHLNVLECARSAEYICNELRVKYNIPRLDIDGFGFEPLSSSLRKIGIFFGIEDRAQAIIDEETARWKPELEWYKERLKGKKVCLWPGGSKLWHWANVIHEEMGLEVVSVYTKFGHQGDMEKGIARCEEGALAIDDPNELEGLEAMEKLKPDVIFTGKRPGEVAKKVRVPYLNAHAYHNGPYKGYEGWVRFARDIYNAIYSPIHQLSGIDISKDEIATDKGFSTQRLVSDANLPEEVKNSETLRQYTGGFDSVSKLRNKTYPYLEQRAASVEA; encoded by the coding sequence ATGCCACATCATCGTTTTGAATGCAGTGAATGCATTCCTGAAAGAGAGAAGCACGCCGTCGTCAAAGGCCCGGGCGAAGATTTGACGGATGCCCTTCCTCTTGGCTATCTTAACACGATTCCAGGAACGATCTCCGAACGCGGCTGCGCCTACTGCGGAGCCAAGCACGTAATCGGAACGCCGATGAAGGACGTTATCCACATCAGCCACGGACCGGTTGGTTGTACCTACGACACCTGGCAAACGAAGCGTTATATCAGTGATAACGACAACTTCCAGTTGAAGAACACTTTTGCCACGGACGTTAAGGAAAAGCATATCGTATTCGGTGCCGAAAAGCTGCTGAAGCAAAATATTATTGAAGCTTTCAAAGCATTCCCGGACATCAAGCGCATGACCATCTATCAAACCTGCGCCACTGCCCTGATCGGCGACGACATCGGTGCGGTTGCGGATGAAGTCATGGAAGAAATGCCCGATGTGGATATCTTCGTATGTAACTCCCCCGGCTTTGCGGGACCGAGCCAATCCGGCGGTCACCACAAAATCAACATCGCTTGGGTCAAGAATAAGGTTGGAACGGTTGAACCTGAAATTTACAGCGACTATGTAATTAACTATGTCGGTGAATATAACATCCAGGGCGACCAGGAAGTGATGCAGGACTATTTCAAAAGAATGGGCATTCAAGTTCTGTCCACCTTTACTGGCAATGGCTCCTATGACGATCTGAGAGCGATGCATAAGGCTCATCTGAATGTTCTGGAATGCGCGCGTTCAGCGGAATATATCTGTAACGAGCTGCGCGTGAAATATAACATTCCTCGTCTGGACATTGACGGTTTCGGCTTCGAGCCGCTCTCCTCTTCCCTGCGGAAGATTGGGATCTTCTTCGGCATCGAAGACCGCGCCCAAGCGATCATCGACGAAGAAACTGCAAGATGGAAGCCTGAGCTGGAGTGGTACAAGGAACGTCTGAAAGGCAAGAAAGTCTGCCTGTGGCCGGGCGGCTCCAAGCTGTGGCACTGGGCGAACGTTATCCATGAAGAAATGGGCCTAGAAGTCGTATCCGTGTATACGAAATTCGGCCACCAAGGCGACATGGAGAAAGGTATTGCCCGCTGTGAAGAAGGCGCGCTGGCCATTGACGATCCGAATGAATTGGAGGGTCTGGAAGCGATGGAGAAACTGAAACCGGATGTTATCTTTACCGGTAAACGTCCAGGTGAAGTTGCCAAGAAAGTCCGTGTGCCGTATCTGAACGCGCATGCATACCACAATGGACCTTACAAAGGCTACGAAGGATGGGTTCGTTTCGCACGCGATATCTACAATGCGATTTACTCGCCAATCCATCAGCTGTCAGGTATTGACATCAGCAAGGACGAAATTGCGACGGATAAAGGCTTCAGCACGCAAAGACTGGTGTCTGATGCGAATCTGCCCGAAGAAGTCAAGAACTCGGAAACGCTCAGACAATATACCGGCGGATTTGACTCCGTGTCCAAGCTGCGGAACAAGACTTATCCGTACCTGGAGCAACGGGCTGCCAGCGTAGAAGCTTAA
- the anfG gene encoding Fe-only nitrogenase subunit delta translates to MEENVLKERVAQLEDHILKKCLWQFHSRAWDRERQNENILGKTMQILCGEPVAKETAEDRCYYADAVCLADAYKERFDWINTLNVAEIKEVMAALKERIDYVTITGSLNEELTVKQY, encoded by the coding sequence GTGGAAGAGAACGTGCTGAAAGAACGGGTCGCTCAGCTGGAAGACCATATTTTGAAAAAATGCCTCTGGCAGTTCCACTCCCGTGCCTGGGACCGGGAAAGACAGAATGAGAACATTCTGGGCAAAACCATGCAAATTCTGTGCGGCGAGCCGGTTGCGAAAGAAACGGCTGAAGACAGATGCTACTATGCTGACGCTGTTTGTCTGGCGGATGCATATAAAGAGCGGTTTGATTGGATTAATACACTGAACGTAGCCGAAATCAAAGAGGTTATGGCCGCATTGAAAGAACGGATTGACTATGTGACCATTACGGGGTCGCTGAACGAAGAGTTGACCGTTAAACAATACTAA
- the anfK gene encoding Fe-only nitrogenase subunit beta, protein MKPKDRAGVINPIFTCQPAGAQFASIGIKDCIGIVHGGQGCVMFVRLWFSQHFKDNFLMASSSVHEDGAVFGALDRVETAVDVLLMRYPDVKVVPIITTCSTEVIGDDVDGVIRKLNAGLIKEKYADREVHLVAIHTPSFVGSHVTGYDVALDAFVQYFAKKGEPNGKLNLITGWVNPGDVTVLKGLLSAMDIDATVLFEIEEFDSPLLPDKSGESHGTTTIEDLQGTANAIGTIALNRYEGGKAAKYLENEFDVKAIVGPTPIGIRNTDTFLQNLKNMTGKPIPQSLVKERGVAIDAITDVTHMFLADKRVAIYGHPDLVIGLAEYCLDLEMKPVLLLLGDDHGGYKTDPRIKALQENVEFDMEIIMNADLMDLESRLQNGLELDLILGHSKGRFISIDYKVPMVRVGFPTYDRAGLYRHPVVGYKGAIWLAEEMANTLFTDMEYKKNKEWLLNVW, encoded by the coding sequence TTGAAACCCAAAGATCGCGCCGGTGTGATCAATCCGATTTTCACATGCCAACCAGCCGGCGCGCAGTTTGCCAGCATCGGCATCAAAGACTGTATCGGAATCGTCCATGGAGGACAAGGCTGCGTAATGTTCGTCCGCCTGTGGTTCTCCCAGCATTTCAAGGATAACTTCCTCATGGCTTCGTCCTCGGTGCATGAAGACGGCGCGGTATTCGGCGCACTTGACCGTGTGGAAACTGCGGTTGACGTACTGCTGATGCGTTACCCGGATGTAAAGGTTGTCCCAATTATCACCACATGCTCGACGGAAGTTATCGGCGATGATGTTGACGGTGTAATCAGAAAGCTTAATGCCGGACTGATTAAGGAAAAATATGCCGACCGCGAAGTTCATCTGGTTGCCATTCATACGCCTAGCTTCGTGGGAAGCCATGTAACGGGCTACGATGTGGCATTGGATGCTTTCGTCCAATACTTTGCCAAGAAAGGCGAGCCGAACGGCAAGCTGAACCTGATCACCGGCTGGGTTAACCCAGGCGATGTAACGGTGCTGAAAGGTCTGCTGTCCGCTATGGACATCGACGCCACGGTTCTGTTCGAAATCGAAGAATTCGATTCCCCGCTGCTGCCGGACAAGAGCGGCGAATCCCACGGCACTACTACGATTGAGGATCTGCAAGGCACGGCGAACGCCATCGGCACGATCGCCCTTAACCGGTATGAAGGCGGAAAAGCAGCTAAATATCTGGAAAATGAATTCGATGTCAAGGCAATCGTCGGACCGACTCCGATTGGTATCCGGAACACGGATACTTTCCTGCAAAATCTGAAGAACATGACGGGCAAACCGATTCCGCAATCGCTCGTGAAAGAACGCGGTGTCGCGATCGACGCTATCACCGACGTCACGCACATGTTCCTGGCTGATAAGAGAGTTGCCATTTACGGACACCCGGATCTTGTTATCGGACTTGCCGAATATTGTCTAGACCTCGAAATGAAGCCTGTGCTTCTGCTGCTGGGCGACGATCACGGGGGCTACAAAACCGATCCCCGGATCAAAGCTCTTCAGGAAAATGTAGAGTTTGATATGGAAATCATTATGAACGCTGACCTTATGGATTTGGAAAGCCGCCTGCAGAACGGACTTGAACTGGATCTTATTCTGGGACATTCCAAAGGCCGGTTCATCTCCATCGACTACAAAGTGCCGATGGTTCGTGTAGGGTTCCCGACTTATGACCGCGCGGGATTGTACCGTCATCCGGTTGTCGGCTACAAAGGCGCGATCTGGCTTGCCGAAGAAATGGCGAACACGCTGTTCACCGACATGGAATACAAAAAGAACAAAGAATGGCTGCTGAATGTTTGGTAG
- a CDS encoding type 1 glutamine amidotransferase, with amino-acid sequence MRLHYLQHIELEHPGSILEWADANGHTVTHTKFYNGEPLPALENFDWLVIMGGPMNIYEEESYPWLVQEKDLIRGAIAEGKTVLGLCLGAQLIADVIGGKVTKNGQPEIGWIPIRWSDQAQSDPLFSFFPQDSVVFEWHYDTFSVLPPEAEVIAESEACSHQAFVYKERVFGFQFHLENTPQLLQGYIEESGNEMIPAAYVQSPEEVLSHPEYLAQNNVWMAEFLTRLVQTELAAKERKYITG; translated from the coding sequence ATGCGGCTTCATTATTTGCAGCATATTGAGCTTGAACACCCGGGCAGTATTCTTGAATGGGCTGATGCAAATGGTCATACTGTCACACACACCAAGTTTTATAATGGTGAACCGCTTCCGGCTCTGGAGAACTTCGACTGGCTGGTGATTATGGGCGGTCCCATGAACATTTATGAGGAAGAAAGCTATCCCTGGCTGGTGCAGGAGAAGGATTTGATCCGCGGCGCTATTGCCGAAGGCAAAACTGTGCTGGGTCTTTGTCTGGGCGCTCAGCTGATTGCCGACGTTATTGGCGGTAAAGTAACGAAGAACGGTCAGCCGGAAATCGGCTGGATTCCGATCCGGTGGAGCGATCAAGCGCAAAGCGATCCGCTGTTCTCGTTCTTCCCTCAAGATTCTGTGGTGTTCGAGTGGCATTACGATACGTTCAGCGTGCTTCCACCCGAGGCGGAGGTCATTGCCGAGAGCGAGGCGTGCAGCCATCAGGCTTTTGTATACAAAGAGCGTGTGTTCGGATTTCAGTTCCATCTGGAGAACACGCCGCAGCTTCTACAGGGCTATATTGAGGAAAGCGGAAATGAGATGATCCCTGCCGCCTATGTGCAATCGCCGGAAGAAGTGCTGAGCCATCCGGAATATCTTGCGCAGAACAACGTCTGGATGGCGGAATTTCTCACAAGACTGGTACAAACGGAACTTGCGGCAAAAGAAAGGAAGTATATAACCGGATGA
- a CDS encoding pyridoxamine 5'-phosphate oxidase family protein: protein MMEHVSYKARDCRDQAKIEQFLSESRVGIVGIEGDEYPYAVPVNYVWHEGAVYFHGMGSGKKLRLLADNPSVSFTVYRENGTISDPVPCKADTSYMSVMVFGKAEKVTDIREATGVLQKVLDKFTPGFYKQGISEKMVERYRSAMDGNAVAVIRITPVHITGKENDAVPDFAAGHGHPGGRPGHVDDPGQTGSHPGPSGHPGGFPGGHPGHPPGMGL, encoded by the coding sequence ATGATGGAACATGTGAGCTACAAGGCAAGAGACTGCCGCGACCAGGCTAAAATCGAACAATTTCTGTCCGAGTCCCGGGTGGGAATCGTTGGGATCGAAGGCGATGAGTACCCATACGCCGTGCCTGTCAATTATGTCTGGCATGAGGGTGCGGTCTATTTTCATGGCATGGGTTCTGGCAAAAAGCTGCGTCTCCTCGCAGACAACCCGTCCGTCAGCTTCACCGTATACCGGGAGAACGGCACCATCTCTGACCCGGTCCCCTGCAAGGCGGATACTTCCTACATGAGCGTCATGGTATTCGGGAAGGCGGAAAAAGTGACCGATATCCGCGAGGCGACCGGAGTGCTGCAGAAGGTCCTTGACAAATTTACTCCCGGATTCTATAAGCAGGGTATTTCAGAGAAAATGGTAGAGAGATACCGCTCGGCGATGGACGGCAACGCCGTGGCTGTCATCCGGATTACGCCTGTGCATATTACCGGCAAAGAAAACGATGCGGTTCCGGACTTTGCAGCAGGTCATGGCCACCCGGGAGGTCGCCCCGGTCATGTGGACGATCCGGGTCAGACCGGAAGCCACCCCGGACCTTCGGGCCATCCCGGCGGCTTCCCCGGCGGTCATCCGGGTCATCCACCCGGAATGGGCCTATGA
- a CDS encoding homocitrate synthase/isopropylmalate synthase family protein — MMTELIDYTVDEAFRRSVDLEEIGAISWILQRYGLNIFDVYLRHIHAYRSAIASAGLAERIRCRVRPTADDLSLARSMGFNKVAILWSNTSVQMPLFKLDAALKAAREFAEETYLYIEDLSATHYPGFDVYWPLVERYGVTRVIYSDSKSKLDPLIARSNLAGLLESATCPLEFCGANMLGLATANSLAALKAGVKHIGVSVAGVGSKGKAAMEEVLMAVKVLWKQTQGPSPHTLADDCEAILSAMNIKLPVDKAVIGRNVFAHESGIHVDGIAKNPELYEVIRPEEVGLGRKLFIGKHSGTASLKHKFREWDLELASDEAVLLLEQVRELAERRKRPINDNELMEIYKRQNGLE; from the coding sequence ATGATGACCGAACTGATCGATTATACCGTTGATGAAGCGTTTCGCCGTTCTGTAGATTTGGAGGAAATCGGTGCAATATCGTGGATTTTGCAGCGCTATGGTTTAAACATCTTTGACGTGTATCTCAGGCATATCCATGCCTACCGGAGCGCTATTGCCAGTGCCGGGCTTGCGGAACGAATTCGCTGCCGGGTTCGCCCTACCGCCGATGATTTGTCTCTGGCCCGGTCGATGGGGTTCAACAAAGTGGCGATCCTCTGGTCCAATACGAGCGTCCAGATGCCGTTATTCAAGCTGGATGCCGCGCTCAAGGCTGCGAGGGAGTTTGCGGAAGAAACCTATTTATACATTGAAGACCTGTCCGCTACCCATTACCCCGGGTTTGACGTCTATTGGCCGCTCGTCGAACGCTATGGGGTCACACGGGTCATTTATTCCGACAGCAAAAGCAAGCTTGACCCGTTAATTGCCCGCAGCAATCTTGCCGGACTTCTGGAGAGCGCTACTTGTCCCCTTGAGTTCTGCGGCGCCAATATGCTCGGCCTGGCGACAGCCAACAGCCTTGCGGCATTGAAAGCGGGCGTGAAGCATATCGGTGTCTCGGTAGCGGGGGTTGGCTCCAAAGGCAAGGCGGCGATGGAAGAAGTGCTGATGGCCGTTAAGGTGCTGTGGAAGCAGACACAAGGACCTTCCCCCCACACCTTAGCCGATGATTGCGAAGCCATTTTATCCGCCATGAACATCAAGCTGCCGGTGGACAAAGCGGTGATCGGACGGAATGTCTTTGCGCATGAATCCGGCATTCATGTGGACGGCATCGCCAAAAATCCCGAGCTGTACGAAGTCATACGGCCGGAAGAAGTAGGCCTTGGCCGCAAGCTGTTCATCGGCAAGCACTCGGGAACCGCTTCTTTGAAGCACAAGTTTCGGGAATGGGATCTGGAGCTCGCCTCAGATGAGGCAGTGCTGCTGTTGGAACAGGTGAGGGAACTGGCAGAGCGCCGGAAACGGCCGATCAATGATAACGAGCTAATGGAAATATATAAGCGGCAGAACGGGCTTGAATAG
- a CDS encoding homocitrate synthase, giving the protein MQSGVQFELVDTTLRDGEQTAGVVFSPEEKMNIVKALDRAGIRWIEAGIPAMGERERETLGQLLSLPLNSILIAWNRANLDDIKASVACGFSYIHMSLPVSDLHIEHKLGKSREWVLERLREVLGFTKSLGCTAFVGAEDASRADPEFLLRYADTAASCGAERLRYADTVGCLDPFETFRRIRHLTERCLLPVEFHGHNDFGLATANTLSAFHGGAALASVTVTGIGERAGNASLEEVAASMAYLYQLGADIRMESLPELTRLVSEASGRPDTHYRSVFTAING; this is encoded by the coding sequence ATGCAATCGGGCGTTCAGTTTGAGCTGGTGGATACCACATTGCGGGATGGAGAACAGACGGCGGGTGTTGTATTTTCGCCGGAGGAAAAAATGAATATCGTAAAAGCGCTGGACCGAGCCGGAATCCGGTGGATTGAAGCCGGTATTCCGGCTATGGGAGAACGGGAGCGGGAAACGCTGGGTCAGCTGCTGTCTTTGCCTCTGAATTCCATCCTTATTGCCTGGAACCGTGCGAACTTGGATGATATCAAGGCCTCGGTCGCCTGCGGCTTCTCCTATATTCATATGTCTTTGCCGGTTTCGGACCTGCATATCGAGCATAAGCTCGGGAAGAGCAGGGAATGGGTTCTGGAGAGGCTGCGGGAAGTGCTGGGATTTACCAAAAGTCTGGGCTGCACCGCATTTGTCGGAGCGGAGGATGCTTCCCGGGCAGATCCGGAATTTTTGCTGCGCTATGCCGATACGGCGGCAAGCTGCGGGGCGGAGCGTCTGCGATATGCCGACACGGTCGGCTGCCTGGACCCTTTTGAGACGTTCCGGCGGATTCGGCATTTGACTGAGCGCTGCTTGCTGCCGGTCGAATTTCACGGTCATAACGACTTCGGGCTAGCCACGGCGAATACGCTGTCTGCCTTCCATGGAGGCGCGGCGCTGGCCAGTGTGACGGTTACCGGGATCGGCGAAAGGGCGGGCAATGCTTCTCTTGAGGAAGTCGCGGCTTCCATGGCCTATCTGTACCAGCTTGGAGCGGACATTCGCATGGAATCTCTGCCTGAACTAACACGTCTTGTTTCCGAGGCCAGCGGCAGGCCGGATACTCATTACCGGTCGGTATTTACGGCCATTAACGGATAG
- a CDS encoding FMN-dependent NADH-azoreductase: MSTVLYITAHPNDHHTSYSLAVGKEFIEAYREANPADEVIHLDLYKLDIPTIDADVFSGWGKLQSGSGFDQLSAAEQAKVARLGEIVDQFVAADKYIFVSPMWNFSFPPVMKAYIDAVSVAGKTFKYTENGLVGLMTGKKGIHIQASGGVYSEGPSAGFESGYSYLKKISQFFGMASFEGIFVEGMNAMPEKAQTIKETAIAKAKEVAAQF, translated from the coding sequence ATGTCAACTGTACTATACATTACTGCCCACCCTAACGATCATCATACCTCCTACAGCCTTGCGGTAGGGAAAGAATTTATTGAAGCTTACCGTGAAGCCAACCCGGCCGATGAAGTCATTCATCTGGATCTGTACAAACTGGATATTCCGACAATTGATGCTGACGTATTTAGCGGTTGGGGTAAATTGCAGTCAGGAAGCGGTTTTGACCAGCTGTCTGCTGCCGAACAAGCAAAAGTAGCGCGTCTCGGTGAAATTGTGGATCAATTCGTGGCTGCCGATAAGTATATTTTTGTTAGTCCAATGTGGAATTTCTCCTTCCCGCCTGTTATGAAGGCTTATATTGATGCCGTTTCTGTAGCAGGTAAAACCTTCAAATACACCGAAAATGGTCTGGTTGGCCTGATGACCGGCAAAAAAGGCATCCACATTCAGGCTAGCGGCGGAGTATACTCTGAAGGCCCCTCTGCCGGATTTGAAAGTGGCTATAGCTACCTGAAGAAAATTTCCCAATTCTTTGGCATGGCTTCATTTGAGGGCATCTTTGTAGAAGGTATGAATGCAATGCCAGAGAAAGCTCAGACCATCAAAGAAACCGCAATCGCCAAAGCCAAGGAAGTAGCAGCTCAGTTCTAA